In the genome of Lysobacter sp. 5GHs7-4, the window CCGGGCGCCGATCGCGGCTCACGCCGCTCCCACAGAGAGCGGCGGCGTCCTCTTCCTTGCGCATCGCGCAGGTCGGAAGCTGCGCAACTACAGCTCCTTCGACGAATGCGGATCGATCGAATACGGGTGATGCTGCGCCAGGTGCCCCGGCTGCATCTGCACGCGCCCGATCCAGGCGCGGAAGTTCGGGTACGGCGCCAGGTCGATGCCCGCGTCCTCCGCACGACTCGCGTAGGCATACAAGGCGATATCGGCAATGGTGTAGTCCGCGCCCGCGGCGAACGCACGTTGCGCGAACTCCGATTCCAGAATTCCCAGCGCGCGTAGAGACGCGCCGCGCTTGGCGTCGATCAAGGCCTGCGCGCGCTGCGGCAGTTTGCCGGTCAGGGTCCAGTAGCGCAGCGAGCCGATGCTCATCTCCACGTACTGCTGCTCGAACGACAGCCACTGCCGCACCTTGGCTTGTCCGAACGCGTCCGCGGGCAGATAGGCCGAGCCCTGGGCCAGGTAGTCGAGGATGGCGTTGGACTCGGCCAGCACGCGCCCGTCCTCGAGCTCGATCGCCGGCACCGCGCCGGTGGGGTTGATGCGGCGGTACTCGTCGCGGCGGCCTTCGCCTTCGAAGATGCTGACGATGTGCGTGCGGTAGGGTCGCTGCAGGTGCTGCAGCAGCTGGCGGATCTTCCAGGCGTTCTGCGAGGGCAGGTAGTCGTAGAGCGTGAGCATGGCGCGGGTTCCAAGGGCGATGGCGCCAGTCTCGGCCGCAGCGCGCGGGCGCGATATCCGATTCTTGCCCTGGCGCCGGCCCCGGCGCGGCAAGCGGGTAAAATGCGCGCATGACCCAAGAACTCCCCCTCGGCCGTCACGTCGACTACCCGCGCGAGTACGACCCC includes:
- a CDS encoding glutathione S-transferase family protein, which produces MLTLYDYLPSQNAWKIRQLLQHLQRPYRTHIVSIFEGEGRRDEYRRINPTGAVPAIELEDGRVLAESNAILDYLAQGSAYLPADAFGQAKVRQWLSFEQQYVEMSIGSLRYWTLTGKLPQRAQALIDAKRGASLRALGILESEFAQRAFAAGADYTIADIALYAYASRAEDAGIDLAPYPNFRAWIGRVQMQPGHLAQHHPYSIDPHSSKEL